TGGATACCTCACCCAGGCGAGCTTTACGCATAAGGCAGTCTTTGACCTGCGTCCGGAGTCAGACGTGTACTGGTGCACGGCCGACATCGGCTGGATCACCGGCCACAGCTACGTGGTCTACGGCCCGCTGGCAAACGGCGCAACGCAGGTCATCTACGAGGGCACCCCAGAGACCCCAAATTGGAGCCGCTGGTGGGAAATCGTTGAGCGCTATGGCGTTACTACCTTCTACACGGCACCAACCGCGATCCGCTCCTTCATGAAACAGGGTCGCGCGGTTGCGCAGCAGAACGATCTGTCAAGCATTCGTCTCCTTGGCACGGTTGGCGAGGCCATTAACCCGGAGGCTTGGCTCTGGTACCGCGAGGTGATCGGAGGGGGCTCGGCCCCAATCGTTGACACGTGGTGGCAAACAGAGACGGGGGCCATCATGGTCTCGCCCCTTCCCGGGATCACAGCGACAAAGCCGGGTAGCGCGCAGGTTCCCATTCCGGGCATCAGCGTTGACGTGGTTGACGACAACGCGAAGCACGTTGGCAATGGCAACGGCGGGCTCCTTGTCGTGACGCAGCCGTGGCCAAGCATGCTCCGCGGCATCTGGGGCGACCCTCAGCGATTCATAGACACGTACTGGGCGACCTTCGGCGATAAGTACTTTGCCGGCGATGGTGCCCGGCTCGACGAGGACGGCGACATCTGGCTCATGGGTCGTGTTGACGATGTCATGAACGTATCCGGACACCGGTTGTCAACCACCGAAATCGAGTCCTCCCTCGTCTCGCACCCCTCGGTTGCTGAGTCGGCGGTTGTTGGTGCGCACGACGAAACAACCGGCCAAGCCGTTGTCGCGTTTGTCATCCTGAAGCGCAATCAGACGGTCATTAACGATGGCGACCAGGCATCAGCCATTCTGAAGGCCCACGTTGGGTCCCAGATCGGCGCGATCGCAAGGCCACGTCAGATCATCATTGTCTCCGAGCTGCCAAAGACCCGCTCAGGCAAGATCATCCGTCGATTGCTGAAGGATGTTGCAGAAGGCCGCGAAGTTGGCGACACGAGCACGCTCGCTGACACGCTCGTCATGCAGACGATCAGCGACAAGATCAAGTAGAAAGTCCCGCCACAAACGAAGCGGGCCGGTACCTTCGCATGAAGGTACCGGCCCGCTTGTGTGTTTGCGGTCTCGCTTAACTAGCGAACCTCGAAAACAAACTCCACTTCAACCGGCGAATCGAGCGGAAGAACCGATACGCCGACCGCTGAACGTGCATGCACGCCTGCGTCGCCAAAGACCTCTCCGAGGAACACGGAGGTGCCGTTGATCACTCCAGGCTGCCCGGTGAAGGCCGGGTCGGATGCAACAAACCCAACAACCTTCACAACCCTGACGATGTTGTCGAGGTCACCGATGATGCTCTTGGCCGCAGCAAGTCCGTTGAGCGCACACAGCTTTGCGTGTTCCTGAGCGGCTTCGGCGGAGACAAGACCGGCACCGTCGCCAACCTTTCCGGTTGCGGGCAATGCGCCGCTCACAAACGGCAGCTGTCCCGAGGTATACACGTAGTTACCCGTACGAATTGCGGGGACGTACGCTGCCACGGGGGCCGCAACCTCTGGAAGTTCGTACCCGAGTTCAGCAAGGCGTGCCTCTATTGCGCTCATGCCTGCACCGCCTGACGCTTCATGTAGGCCACGTTTCCGCCAGCAGGACCGGCTACAACCTGTACCAGTTCCCAGCCTTCTGAACCCCAGTTGTTCAGAATTTGCGC
The window above is part of the Lysinibacter cavernae genome. Proteins encoded here:
- a CDS encoding RidA family protein, whose translation is MSAIEARLAELGYELPEVAAPVAAYVPAIRTGNYVYTSGQLPFVSGALPATGKVGDGAGLVSAEAAQEHAKLCALNGLAAAKSIIGDLDNIVRVVKVVGFVASDPAFTGQPGVINGTSVFLGEVFGDAGVHARSAVGVSVLPLDSPVEVEFVFEVR
- a CDS encoding DUF4177 domain-containing protein; its protein translation is MAETTGQNRESSPRWEYFVTPLLLHSEAQILNNWGSEGWELVQVVAGPAGGNVAYMKRQAVQA
- the acs gene encoding acetate--CoA ligase — its product is MVSTQDNSHGVIESLQSEVGSFPAPPAFAEAAQFGPEIYDEAKADPVAFWAKQAKSLHWHKPFTQTLDWSNPPFAKWFEDGEINLAYNCLDRHVLAGNGDRIAIYWEGEPGDKRAISYTELLSEVKRAANLLTSLGIHEGDRVAVYLPMIPEAVISMLAIARIGAVHSVVFGGFSAESLRARIDDAQAKLVITADGGWRKGKVSPLKPAVDDALAIASDAELSVKNVLVVRRGENDIAWEEGRDLWWDEEIALVDNEHTAKGFPAENPLFILYTSGTTGKPKGILHTSGGYLTQASFTHKAVFDLRPESDVYWCTADIGWITGHSYVVYGPLANGATQVIYEGTPETPNWSRWWEIVERYGVTTFYTAPTAIRSFMKQGRAVAQQNDLSSIRLLGTVGEAINPEAWLWYREVIGGGSAPIVDTWWQTETGAIMVSPLPGITATKPGSAQVPIPGISVDVVDDNAKHVGNGNGGLLVVTQPWPSMLRGIWGDPQRFIDTYWATFGDKYFAGDGARLDEDGDIWLMGRVDDVMNVSGHRLSTTEIESSLVSHPSVAESAVVGAHDETTGQAVVAFVILKRNQTVINDGDQASAILKAHVGSQIGAIARPRQIIIVSELPKTRSGKIIRRLLKDVAEGREVGDTSTLADTLVMQTISDKIK